CGCAAGCGCAGTCGGAAACCGGAACGGTGGCGGCGATGGTGGGAGCGCTGCAGATTCAGCGCGCTGGAGCCTGGCAGACGGGCAGCATCGGAGTGCCGGTGTTCGCCGGCGACCGGCTGCGCACCGGGGCGACCGATCAAGCCAAGATCGTCTTTCGAGAGGAGTCGGTTCTCGATGTGGCGCCGAACACGGAAGTACTGTTGGATACCCAGGTGTTCGATCCGGCCACTCGCCGACTGCAATCGCTGTTGCGCCTGAGCAAAGGGAAGATTCGAGCTTGGGTGAGCGAGTCCTATCATGAAGCGCGGGCCCGCTACGAAGTGGAAACCCCCACCGCCATCGTCCGGGTCCGTGGGACGGAGTTCATAACGGTCTATGATCCCGGGCCGGAACTCACCGATGTGCTGTGCCTCTCTGGGGAACTGGATGTCGTCGGGACACTGGGTGCGTTCGGCGGCAACGTGCAAGTGGGGCCGCACTTGCACTCTCAGGTCGCAAAGGGTCGCTTCCCGACGGCGGCGCAACGGATCGATGCGACGCAGGTGCAGCAGTACGTCGCTGGCCTGGAAATCCTCGGTACCGGCCACCGGGATGGTTTGAACATCGAGCACCCCGCTGTGGCCGGGCGTCTGCTCGCAGTGCAGGACGT
This genomic window from Candidatus Binatia bacterium contains:
- a CDS encoding FecR family protein is translated as MNHEVMNRLLGVLAIALGLAVSAQAQSETGTVAAMVGALQIQRAGAWQTGSIGVPVFAGDRLRTGATDQAKIVFREESVLDVAPNTEVLLDTQVFDPATRRLQSLLRLSKGKIRAWVSESYHEARARYEVETPTAIVRVRGTEFITVYDPGPELTDVLCLSGELDVVGTLGAFGGNVQVGPHLHSQVAKGRFPTAAQRIDATQVQQYVAGLEILGTGHRDGLNIEHPAVAGRLLAVQDVPVGVAPAGAGEIVVGAPQEFLVDRLSPDVRTNTQPLLDFERTPPDQVPTGGVKVQLY